From a single Streptomyces liliifuscus genomic region:
- a CDS encoding hemolysin family protein has translation MTEVLLLAVAVLLSLACGAFVAAEFSLTTVERSELERAVERGEVGAAGALKAVRNLTFQLSGAQLGITVTNLVVGMLAEPSVAKLIAGPLEAAGVPESASSSVALIIGTALSTVFLMVVGELVPKNWAISSPLAVAKRVATPQRWFSSLFRPFITHLNNTANRVVRRFGVEPAEELASARGPQELVALARHSAKQGALEPDTAELFVRTLNLADLTAENVMTPRVQVIALDLQATCEDVANATRATGLSRFPVYRGNLDSVVGVAHIKDCVAVPADHRARTRVSTLMREPLLVPESLTVDRLLDRLSGRRTMAVVIDEYGGTAGVATLEDIVEEVVGEVRDEHDPHETPDLAPAGTDDEDRTLYSADGSVRIDRLARVGLRAPAGPYETLAGLIAAELGRIPAEGDTVEVAGWRLDVGDASGRRAARVLMHAPRAVDAPSERPGKSRERGER, from the coding sequence ATGACCGAAGTGCTCCTCCTCGCCGTGGCGGTGCTGCTCTCGCTCGCCTGCGGCGCCTTCGTCGCGGCGGAGTTCTCACTGACCACGGTCGAGCGCAGCGAACTGGAGCGGGCCGTCGAGCGCGGCGAGGTCGGCGCGGCGGGCGCCCTCAAGGCCGTACGGAACCTCACCTTCCAGCTCTCCGGCGCCCAGCTCGGCATCACGGTCACGAACCTGGTCGTCGGCATGCTGGCCGAGCCGTCCGTCGCCAAGCTCATCGCGGGTCCGCTGGAGGCCGCCGGTGTCCCGGAGTCGGCGTCCTCGTCCGTGGCGCTGATCATCGGTACGGCCCTGTCGACGGTCTTCCTGATGGTGGTCGGCGAGCTGGTGCCCAAGAACTGGGCGATCTCCTCACCGCTCGCCGTGGCCAAGCGGGTGGCGACTCCGCAGCGCTGGTTCAGCTCGCTGTTCCGGCCGTTCATCACCCACCTCAACAACACGGCCAACCGTGTCGTACGCCGCTTCGGTGTCGAGCCCGCCGAGGAGCTGGCCTCCGCGCGCGGCCCGCAGGAACTGGTCGCGCTGGCCCGGCACTCCGCGAAGCAAGGTGCCCTGGAGCCGGACACCGCCGAGCTGTTCGTGCGCACGCTGAACCTCGCGGACCTCACCGCGGAGAACGTGATGACACCGCGCGTCCAGGTCATCGCCCTCGACCTCCAGGCGACCTGCGAGGACGTGGCGAACGCGACCCGGGCGACCGGGCTGTCCCGTTTCCCCGTCTACCGGGGCAACCTCGACTCGGTCGTCGGTGTCGCGCACATCAAGGACTGCGTCGCCGTGCCCGCCGACCACCGCGCTCGTACGCGCGTGTCGACTCTGATGCGTGAACCCCTGCTCGTACCGGAGTCGCTCACCGTCGACCGGCTCCTGGACCGGCTGTCCGGCAGGCGCACGATGGCCGTCGTCATCGACGAGTACGGCGGCACCGCCGGGGTCGCCACTCTGGAGGACATCGTCGAGGAGGTCGTCGGCGAGGTGCGGGACGAGCACGACCCCCATGAGACGCCCGATCTGGCCCCGGCCGGCACGGACGACGAGGACCGCACGCTGTACTCGGCCGACGGCTCCGTACGCATCGACAGGCTGGCCCGGGTCGGTCTGCGCGCACCGGCGGGGCCGTACGAGACGCTCGCCGGCCTGATCGCGGCCGAGCTGGGGCGCATTCCCGCCGAGGGGGACACGGTCGAGGTCGCCGGGTGGCGGCTGGACGTGGGGGACGCGTCGGGGCGGCGGGCCGCGCGGGTGCTGATGCACGCGCCGCGTGCCGTGGACGCCCCGTCCGAACGGCCCGGGAAATCCCGTGAAAGGGGCGAGCGATGA
- a CDS encoding GNAT family N-acetyltransferase — protein sequence MSDLHIRCATLADIDTVLRFWREAAEGTSISDDHAGVAALVTRDPEALLLAEREGTLAGTVIAGFDGWRCSAYRLAVHPDHRRQGIASALLEAAEQRFAALGGRRVDAMVLEANEQAHHTWAATGYHREDHWRRWVKPLAD from the coding sequence ATGAGTGATCTCCACATCCGCTGCGCCACCCTCGCCGACATCGACACCGTGTTGCGTTTCTGGCGCGAAGCCGCGGAAGGAACCAGCATCAGTGACGACCACGCCGGAGTGGCCGCCCTCGTGACCCGAGACCCGGAAGCCCTGCTCCTCGCGGAGCGCGAAGGCACCCTGGCGGGAACCGTCATAGCCGGGTTCGACGGATGGCGATGCTCCGCCTACCGACTGGCCGTACACCCGGACCACCGTCGGCAGGGCATCGCGAGCGCTCTGCTGGAGGCAGCCGAACAGCGCTTCGCCGCCCTCGGCGGGCGCCGCGTCGACGCCATGGTCCTGGAGGCCAACGAACAGGCACACCACACCTGGGCCGCCACTGGCTACCATCGCGAGGACCACTGGCGACGCTGGGTCAAGCCGCTGGCCGACTGA